In Lysinibacillus sp. FSL M8-0337, the following proteins share a genomic window:
- a CDS encoding metallophosphoesterase, whose translation MTRILAISDIHGELELLEKLLLKLKFDATQDKLLLLGDYIDRGPASCGVLNIIEELQATGARVLLGNHEAIMLKACRSGIPKAWHHWISLCGGDATLASYGYQPEDFEDAIAQNTLPSFIQTLPKLEEHLQLIETFEMYIELEDAIFVHGGVVPGKALADTDPLQFLWIREEFHTGYDGEKTVIFGHTPTYKLHQDPTNYSVYFGDNNIIGIDGGAVFGGQLHALEWPTRQITSVAKEKPTSLE comes from the coding sequence ATGACACGTATACTAGCAATTAGTGATATACACGGAGAATTAGAACTTCTGGAAAAATTATTATTAAAATTGAAGTTCGATGCCACACAAGATAAATTACTTTTATTAGGGGATTATATTGATCGGGGTCCTGCATCTTGTGGTGTTTTAAATATAATTGAGGAACTACAAGCAACGGGGGCACGTGTACTACTAGGAAATCACGAGGCTATTATGCTCAAAGCTTGTCGTTCTGGTATTCCAAAAGCATGGCATCATTGGATTTCACTTTGTGGCGGGGATGCAACACTTGCAAGCTACGGCTATCAGCCAGAAGATTTTGAAGATGCCATTGCGCAAAACACATTACCTAGCTTTATTCAAACATTGCCAAAGCTTGAAGAACATTTACAGCTTATTGAGACGTTTGAAATGTATATAGAGTTGGAAGATGCTATTTTTGTTCATGGTGGCGTTGTACCTGGTAAAGCCTTAGCGGACACAGATCCTTTACAATTTTTATGGATTCGAGAGGAGTTTCATACCGGCTACGATGGTGAGAAAACTGTAATTTTCGGGCATACGCCAACCTATAAATTGCATCAAGATCCAACAAACTACAGTGTTTATTTCGGTGATAATAATATTATTGGTATTGATGGAGGTGCTGTTTTTGGAGGGCAGCTTCATGCGCTCGAATGGCCAACTCGACAAATAACATCTGTTGCAAAAGAAAAGCCAACAAGCTTAGAATAA
- the cyoE gene encoding heme o synthase, with protein sequence MEQNLKTDQNPQTVEKTIEKHSRSNVLAQTVKTGIIKSNLIPMWAGLSLGMYKNKMTLLDNIPEIIFATIGSALVIGAAGAFNNVYDRDIDAIMPRTKNRPTVTGEMSAKSTMILAITMLIVGVAVLALASPLAALFGFLGVFLYVVPYTMWTKRRTIYNTEIGSISGAVPPLIGWAAVSTDITHPALMGLFCVMVIWQMPHFYAIAIRKHADYEAANVPMLPVIKGMRRTYYQTNFYLILLILSSFLFGSLSIGIMLVALILSVAWLVMSIYGYHSNTDQVKWATKMFVFSLFHMTILFSTVIIYSLAGVIFKLY encoded by the coding sequence ATGGAACAAAATCTAAAAACGGACCAAAATCCACAAACTGTAGAAAAAACAATAGAGAAACATTCGCGCTCTAATGTTTTAGCTCAAACAGTTAAAACAGGTATCATAAAATCCAATTTAATTCCTATGTGGGCTGGCTTGTCGCTAGGGATGTATAAAAATAAAATGACATTATTGGACAATATACCAGAAATCATTTTCGCAACAATTGGTTCGGCACTTGTTATCGGTGCGGCAGGAGCTTTTAATAATGTGTATGACCGTGATATAGATGCCATTATGCCACGTACGAAAAATCGTCCGACTGTAACAGGTGAGATGTCAGCAAAATCAACGATGATATTAGCGATTACTATGCTTATTGTTGGAGTAGCTGTACTAGCATTAGCCTCACCATTAGCTGCATTATTTGGATTCTTAGGTGTATTTTTATATGTTGTACCGTATACAATGTGGACAAAACGACGCACTATTTATAATACCGAAATTGGTAGTATATCAGGTGCAGTACCACCTTTAATTGGTTGGGCGGCTGTATCTACTGATATTACACATCCTGCTTTAATGGGGCTCTTTTGTGTGATGGTAATATGGCAAATGCCACACTTTTATGCGATTGCGATTCGTAAGCATGCGGATTATGAAGCAGCTAACGTTCCGATGCTTCCTGTAATAAAAGGGATGCGCCGTACGTATTACCAAACAAATTTTTATTTAATCCTGTTAATACTATCAAGCTTTTTATTTGGTTCATTAAGTATTGGTATTATGCTTGTCGCACTTATATTAAGTGTTGCCTGGCTTGTAATGAGTATTTACGGTTATCACAGCAACACGGATCAAGTGAAGTGGGCGACGAAAATGTTTGTTTTCTCGCTTTTCCATATGACAATTCTCTTCTCAACAGTTATTATTTATTCCCTAGCTGGGGTCATTTTTAAATTATATTAA
- a CDS encoding hemolysin family protein produces METILNLSIFTILLALTAFFVATEFAIVKMRSSRLDQLIAEGNKKAIPAKHVVNHLDEYLSACQLGITITALGIGMVGEKTFEFMLHPFFEIIGISDKFIPIFTIGSAFAIATFLHVVVGELAPKTAAIQKTETISLLFAKPIIAFYKLMYPFIWFLNGSARILLGFFGMKPANEHEISHTEEELRSLLSESFKNGEINKTELKFVNNVFEFDERIAREIMIPRTEIAGIEINETFTNIIHFIASEKYTRYPVYDGDRDNILGFINAKELFTHGLLEQITDDSLVLENFINPVIRVIETTPIQQLLVRMQKERIHMAILMDEYGGTSGLVTVEDILEEIVGEIRDEFDDDEVAEIRKIGDNHYILNAKMLVEDVENLLQVSLDNEEVETLGGWFLTVNNGLKAIKNIELAQYVFSIYEQQGHQLHYIEVRPLHKVAPVPTEG; encoded by the coding sequence TTGGAGACCATATTAAATTTATCGATTTTCACTATTTTATTAGCTTTAACCGCCTTTTTCGTGGCAACGGAATTTGCGATTGTTAAAATGCGTTCCTCTAGACTTGATCAGTTAATTGCAGAGGGCAATAAAAAAGCAATACCTGCGAAACACGTTGTCAACCATTTAGATGAATACTTATCTGCCTGTCAGCTTGGTATAACAATAACAGCACTTGGTATCGGGATGGTTGGTGAAAAAACCTTTGAATTTATGTTGCATCCATTCTTTGAAATAATCGGCATTTCGGATAAATTTATCCCTATTTTCACAATCGGTTCTGCTTTCGCTATCGCTACTTTTCTACATGTCGTTGTCGGTGAATTAGCACCAAAAACGGCAGCTATTCAAAAGACGGAAACAATCTCATTGCTTTTCGCTAAACCGATTATCGCTTTCTATAAATTGATGTATCCATTCATCTGGTTTTTAAACGGATCGGCGCGTATCCTTTTAGGTTTCTTCGGCATGAAACCGGCGAATGAACATGAAATTTCACATACAGAGGAAGAATTGCGTTCCTTGTTATCTGAAAGTTTTAAAAATGGTGAAATCAATAAAACCGAGTTGAAGTTCGTGAATAATGTTTTCGAATTTGACGAACGGATCGCTCGCGAAATTATGATCCCCCGAACAGAAATTGCGGGTATTGAAATTAACGAAACCTTCACTAACATTATTCACTTTATCGCATCCGAGAAATATACTCGCTACCCTGTGTATGATGGTGACCGTGATAATATTTTAGGCTTTATTAATGCAAAAGAGTTATTTACACATGGCTTATTAGAGCAAATAACTGATGATTCTTTAGTGCTCGAAAACTTTATTAACCCTGTAATTCGAGTAATTGAAACAACCCCTATTCAACAATTACTAGTTCGAATGCAAAAAGAACGCATTCATATGGCGATTTTAATGGATGAATATGGTGGTACCTCTGGGCTTGTAACGGTGGAAGACATTTTAGAAGAAATCGTTGGCGAAATTCGTGATGAATTTGACGATGATGAAGTTGCAGAAATTCGGAAGATTGGTGACAATCATTATATTTTGAATGCAAAAATGCTTGTAGAAGATGTAGAAAATTTATTGCAAGTATCCCTTGATAACGAAGAAGTAGAAACACTTGGTGGTTGGTTCTTAACAGTAAACAATGGGCTCAAAGCGATTAAAAACATCGAGCTAGCGCAATATGTATTTAGCATTTATGAACAACAGGGTCATCAGCTTCACTATATCGAAGTGCGTCCTCTTCATAAAGTTGCACCCGTTCCTACAGAAGGCTAA
- a CDS encoding Na/Pi cotransporter family protein codes for MTIDWQSILFQFLGGLGVFLFSIKYMGEGLQKSADDRLREWLNRFTTNPFMGVLVGIIVTVCIQSSSATTVITVGLVSAGFLTLRQAIGVIMGANIGTTITAFIIGINIGIYFYPLLAIGAAFLFFFKKAIYHHIGQILFGFGGLFLGLELMSASMQSLHELADFASLTIHLSNQPVIGIFLGTIFTLLVQSSTATVGVLQGLYAEQLIGLDSALPILFGENIGTTITAVLASLGASIYAKRAAAAHVLFNVIGTVIFMLLFTPFINYVQWISQLFHLEARMQIAVAHGSFNVFNMMIQLPFIAGLSLLVTKILPGHDGGIDVATKHLDPSFIDSSPAIALGQAKEEVLRMGEHALRGLEETFYYMKTGESSHIPTVLQLEVALNHLDKEITNYLVMVSKQPLSHADSVRHHTLLTNVRDIERIGDHFENILELLQYKDHHEVSLSKSARQDLIGMFSLAIEAVRKSLEALDTASLSLAQEVTELESLIDDMEDKLRQKHIARLNTNECSGAAGIVYTDIVSNLERIGDHAVNIADSILGIRH; via the coding sequence TTGACAATAGATTGGCAAAGCATATTATTTCAATTTTTAGGCGGATTAGGGGTCTTTTTGTTTTCCATAAAATATATGGGAGAAGGGTTACAAAAATCGGCAGATGACAGACTCCGTGAATGGTTGAATCGATTTACAACGAATCCGTTTATGGGTGTGTTAGTTGGGATAATCGTTACGGTTTGTATTCAGTCAAGTTCGGCGACAACAGTGATTACTGTTGGTTTAGTGAGTGCAGGCTTCTTAACATTACGACAAGCAATAGGCGTTATAATGGGGGCCAATATTGGAACTACCATAACGGCATTTATCATCGGCATTAATATAGGTATTTATTTTTATCCACTCCTCGCAATTGGCGCTGCATTTTTATTTTTCTTTAAAAAGGCTATTTATCATCATATAGGTCAAATTTTATTTGGTTTTGGTGGTCTGTTTTTAGGGTTGGAGCTAATGAGTGCTAGTATGCAGTCGCTACATGAATTAGCAGACTTTGCATCATTAACCATTCATTTGAGTAACCAGCCGGTAATCGGGATATTTTTAGGGACTATTTTTACCTTGCTCGTTCAAAGTTCGACAGCGACAGTTGGCGTTTTGCAAGGCTTATATGCTGAACAATTAATCGGTTTAGATAGTGCGCTACCGATTTTATTTGGTGAAAATATCGGTACGACAATTACTGCTGTACTCGCTTCATTAGGTGCTTCGATATATGCAAAGCGAGCAGCGGCTGCCCATGTGTTATTTAATGTGATTGGGACGGTTATTTTTATGTTGCTGTTTACTCCCTTTATAAATTATGTACAGTGGATTAGTCAGTTGTTCCATTTAGAGGCTCGCATGCAAATTGCTGTCGCACATGGTTCGTTTAATGTCTTTAATATGATGATCCAACTACCGTTTATCGCAGGATTATCATTATTAGTAACCAAAATATTGCCTGGACATGACGGTGGTATTGATGTTGCAACGAAACATCTGGACCCATCCTTCATTGATTCTTCGCCAGCCATTGCATTAGGGCAAGCGAAAGAAGAAGTTTTACGGATGGGTGAGCATGCACTAAGGGGCTTAGAAGAAACGTTTTACTACATGAAAACAGGGGAGTCTTCCCATATTCCTACCGTATTACAGTTGGAAGTGGCACTTAATCATTTAGATAAAGAAATAACGAATTATTTAGTTATGGTGTCCAAGCAGCCGCTTTCTCATGCGGATTCGGTACGGCACCATACCCTATTAACGAATGTGCGTGATATCGAGCGTATTGGCGACCATTTTGAAAATATTTTGGAGCTATTGCAATATAAGGATCATCATGAAGTGAGTTTAAGTAAATCAGCGCGGCAAGATTTAATCGGTATGTTTAGTCTTGCCATCGAGGCGGTAAGAAAAAGCTTAGAGGCGCTTGATACGGCGAGTCTTAGCCTAGCGCAAGAAGTAACAGAATTAGAGAGTTTAATAGACGATATGGAGGATAAACTAAGACAAAAGCATATTGCACGTTTAAATACAAACGAATGTAGTGGCGCTGCTGGTATTGTCTATACGGATATTGTCAGCAATTTGGAGAGAATTGGGGATCATGCTGTGAATATTGCAGATTCTATTTTAGGAATTCGCCACTAG
- a CDS encoding esterase, translating into MNTPFTFKHTQPANMDPTKKYPAIFLLHGMGSNEDDLPQLVQDFQDQCHIISLRGPIAQKPGFAFFTIQEVGKPDRAIFDKVLIALQRFILEAIEEFQIDPHKVFVLGFSQGAVLTQSLAFVMGNLITGIVALSGYTPKFVTEEYAIRTVNHLHAFISHGDYDYVIPSQWGMESKELFEQFGATVTFKQYPDGHGVTPENWRDLGMFLAQQLQEQDHMQ; encoded by the coding sequence ATGAATACACCATTCACTTTTAAACATACACAACCAGCAAATATGGACCCTACTAAAAAATATCCAGCGATTTTTTTATTGCATGGAATGGGTAGCAATGAGGATGATTTACCGCAATTGGTACAAGATTTTCAAGACCAATGTCATATCATTAGCTTGAGAGGTCCTATCGCACAAAAGCCGGGTTTTGCCTTTTTTACGATACAGGAAGTGGGAAAGCCAGACCGTGCTATTTTTGATAAAGTGTTAATTGCGCTGCAACGATTTATTTTAGAAGCAATTGAAGAATTTCAAATTGATCCGCATAAAGTATTTGTCCTTGGCTTTAGCCAAGGGGCTGTTCTCACACAGTCTCTAGCTTTTGTTATGGGCAATTTAATTACAGGCATTGTAGCATTAAGCGGATATACGCCAAAATTTGTTACAGAGGAATATGCGATTCGCACGGTCAATCATTTACATGCTTTTATTTCTCATGGTGATTATGATTATGTGATTCCTTCGCAATGGGGTATGGAAAGCAAAGAACTGTTTGAGCAATTTGGCGCGACTGTTACATTCAAGCAATATCCAGATGGACATGGTGTTACACCAGAAAATTGGCGAGATTTAGGCATGTTTTTAGCGCAACAACTACAAGAACAAGATCATATGCAGTAA
- a CDS encoding superoxide dismutase: MAYELPQLTYAYDALEPNIDAKTMEIHYSKHHNTYVTNLNAAVEGTEFAEKDINDLIANIDALPADKQTAVRNNGGGHANHTLFWEVIAPGGSKTPVGEVAKAIDAKFGSFDAFKEEFAKAATTRFGSGWAWLIVDGDSVAVTSTPNQDSPVMEGKTPILGLDVWEHAYYLNYQNRRPDYIGAFWNVVNWDAVEAKFQAAK, from the coding sequence ATGGCTTACGAATTACCACAATTAACTTATGCTTACGATGCATTAGAACCAAATATCGATGCAAAAACAATGGAAATTCACTATTCTAAACACCACAATACTTATGTAACAAATCTAAACGCAGCAGTAGAAGGTACTGAATTTGCAGAAAAAGACATTAATGACTTAATCGCAAACATCGATGCACTTCCAGCTGACAAACAAACAGCAGTTCGTAACAACGGTGGCGGACATGCTAACCACACACTATTCTGGGAAGTAATCGCACCAGGCGGTTCAAAAACTCCAGTTGGTGAAGTAGCTAAAGCAATCGATGCTAAATTTGGTTCTTTCGATGCTTTCAAAGAAGAGTTTGCAAAAGCTGCAACAACTCGCTTCGGTTCAGGTTGGGCTTGGTTAATCGTTGATGGTGATTCAGTAGCAGTTACTTCTACACCAAACCAAGACTCTCCAGTTATGGAAGGTAAAACACCAATCTTAGGATTAGATGTTTGGGAGCACGCTTACTACTTAAACTATCAAAACCGTCGTCCAGATTATATCGGTGCTTTCTGGAACGTAGTAAACTGGGATGCAGTAGAAGCTAAATTTCAAGCTGCAAAATAA
- the proC gene encoding pyrroline-5-carboxylate reductase, translating into MKYGFIGLGNMTTAIIKGMCNSGDFDSSYIYGYNRTKSKTTKLATSYGIQATTSIEELMTKCDVIILGVKPQMLPDVLPEVKKHLQEKHMIVSIAAGKNLNYFHGYLSESTPIIRVMPNINALIGASTSCYTANEQVTETQLRLITMLFETIGTIIEVPEHLFSIFTTIGGASPAFTYMYIDALARAAVREGMPKNMALDIAANAVLGSAKMILQSKEHPWALVDQVCSPGGTTIQGVSSLQSNHFETTIHDAVAAVTDKDRSLSK; encoded by the coding sequence GTGAAATACGGATTTATTGGTCTAGGTAATATGACCACAGCCATTATTAAAGGGATGTGCAATAGCGGAGATTTTGATTCCTCTTATATATATGGCTATAATCGTACAAAATCAAAAACAACAAAACTCGCAACCTCTTATGGTATACAAGCAACAACTTCCATCGAGGAACTTATGACAAAATGTGATGTTATTATTTTAGGTGTGAAACCCCAAATGTTGCCTGATGTTTTACCTGAGGTTAAAAAACATCTACAAGAAAAGCATATGATCGTATCCATTGCTGCGGGAAAAAACCTCAATTACTTCCATGGCTATCTTTCCGAGTCCACGCCTATTATTCGCGTAATGCCGAATATCAATGCCCTAATTGGTGCATCAACAAGTTGCTATACAGCAAATGAGCAAGTAACAGAGACACAACTTCGTCTTATCACCATGTTATTTGAAACAATTGGCACGATAATTGAAGTACCTGAACACTTATTCTCCATCTTTACAACAATTGGTGGGGCTTCACCAGCATTCACCTATATGTATATCGATGCATTAGCGCGCGCTGCTGTGCGTGAAGGCATGCCGAAAAACATGGCACTCGACATTGCTGCAAATGCCGTACTCGGCAGTGCGAAAATGATTTTACAATCAAAAGAGCATCCATGGGCGCTGGTCGATCAAGTCTGCTCTCCAGGTGGAACAACCATTCAAGGCGTATCTTCCCTTCAAAGCAATCATTTCGAAACGACAATCCATGATGCTGTTGCAGCTGTAACAGATAAAGACCGCAGTCTCTCTAAATAA
- a CDS encoding DUF1189 family protein: MKHSQLLVDSLLHPKKLAAYRLLPIGKVIQYTFLLITIVTVFSFGRFSTDMSVNTLDISGITEYIDQIKWLLYPVTFIMLFVLTTMLVFGQIALYALAGLFILKVMKRRGEYRHIWRTTTFAITWATILSMLAEFVPTARTILSILSLLLTITLLIIAFTKYPKQPISK; encoded by the coding sequence ATGAAACACTCACAATTATTAGTCGATAGCTTATTACACCCTAAAAAACTAGCAGCTTATCGTTTATTACCTATTGGCAAAGTCATTCAATATACCTTTTTATTAATTACCATTGTTACTGTATTTTCATTTGGACGTTTTTCTACTGATATGTCTGTTAATACTCTTGATATAAGTGGAATAACGGAATACATAGATCAAATAAAATGGCTGTTGTACCCAGTCACATTCATCATGTTATTTGTACTAACAACGATGTTAGTTTTTGGTCAAATTGCGCTCTATGCTCTAGCAGGTTTATTTATTTTAAAAGTTATGAAACGTCGTGGTGAATACCGCCATATTTGGCGCACTACAACATTCGCCATTACTTGGGCGACTATTTTAAGCATGTTAGCAGAATTTGTACCAACTGCCCGAACAATACTCTCAATCTTGTCATTACTTTTAACGATTACTCTATTAATTATTGCCTTTACAAAATATCCAAAACAACCAATTTCAAAATAA
- a CDS encoding MerR family transcriptional regulator, giving the protein MGGICIGTEKLKIGELAQKTGITKRTIDYYTNLGLLEAERSPSNYRYYDPAMIDRLHFIEERKQEGLSLVEIQQALNVTTTYEEIDVQILRLKMQDLEHDVTSLLEQMNNQDMKYSQTIKKNVSPESIALMQSLLLLINT; this is encoded by the coding sequence TTGGGAGGTATTTGCATTGGGACAGAAAAACTAAAAATCGGAGAACTTGCTCAAAAAACTGGCATTACTAAAAGAACGATTGATTACTATACAAATTTAGGCCTGTTGGAGGCAGAACGGTCCCCATCAAACTACCGCTATTATGATCCTGCCATGATTGATCGACTTCATTTCATCGAGGAACGTAAGCAGGAAGGACTTTCACTCGTAGAAATACAACAAGCACTTAATGTCACAACAACATATGAAGAAATCGATGTTCAAATACTACGTTTAAAAATGCAAGATTTAGAGCATGATGTAACTTCTCTACTGGAACAAATGAACAATCAAGACATGAAATATAGCCAAACAATTAAAAAAAATGTTTCACCTGAAAGCATTGCATTAATGCAATCTTTATTATTACTCATTAATACCTAG
- the ispG gene encoding flavodoxin-dependent (E)-4-hydroxy-3-methylbut-2-enyl-diphosphate synthase: MSEICHRSKTRPVRVGNLTIGGSNELFIQSMCTTKTHDVEATVAEILRLEEAGCQIVRVAVPDERAADAIAEIKKRIHIPLVADIHFDYKLALKAIENGIDKVRINPGNIGRKEKVEAVVTAAKAKGIPIRIGVNAGSLERHILEKYGYPTADGMVESALHHIKILEDLDFHDIIVSMKASDVNLAIEAYEKAAQAFDYPLHLGITESGTLFAGTVKSAAGLGAILSKGIGNTLRISLSADPVEEVKVARELLKSFGLASNMATLISCPTCGRIEIDLISIANEVEEYISTLNVPLKVAVLGCAVNGPGEAREADIGIAGARGEGLLFMKGKTVRKVPEETMVEELKKEIDKLAAEMAEKRAAEEAAKANA, translated from the coding sequence ATGAGTGAAATTTGTCACCGTTCAAAAACACGTCCTGTACGTGTCGGTAATTTAACAATTGGTGGTAGTAATGAATTATTCATTCAAAGTATGTGTACAACAAAAACACATGATGTCGAAGCAACTGTTGCAGAAATTCTGCGACTAGAAGAGGCGGGCTGTCAAATTGTTCGTGTTGCAGTGCCAGATGAGCGTGCGGCTGATGCAATTGCCGAAATAAAAAAACGTATCCATATTCCATTAGTAGCTGATATTCACTTTGATTATAAATTAGCTTTGAAAGCAATTGAAAATGGTATTGATAAAGTTCGTATTAACCCAGGTAATATTGGGCGTAAAGAAAAAGTAGAAGCCGTTGTAACAGCTGCAAAAGCAAAAGGCATTCCTATTCGTATTGGCGTAAATGCCGGTTCGCTAGAGCGACACATTCTTGAGAAATACGGCTATCCAACTGCAGATGGTATGGTAGAATCAGCACTACACCATATTAAAATTTTGGAAGACTTAGATTTCCACGATATTATCGTGTCAATGAAGGCATCCGATGTCAATTTAGCGATTGAAGCATATGAAAAGGCTGCACAAGCTTTTGATTATCCGCTACATTTAGGTATTACAGAATCAGGTACATTGTTTGCTGGAACTGTAAAATCTGCTGCTGGCCTTGGCGCAATCCTGTCAAAAGGTATTGGTAATACGCTACGTATCTCTCTATCTGCCGACCCTGTGGAGGAAGTGAAAGTTGCACGTGAGCTATTAAAATCATTTGGTTTAGCGTCTAACATGGCAACGTTAATTTCATGCCCTACATGTGGCCGAATTGAAATCGACCTTATCTCTATTGCAAATGAAGTGGAAGAGTATATTTCAACATTAAATGTACCATTAAAAGTAGCCGTTCTAGGTTGTGCAGTAAATGGTCCAGGTGAAGCACGTGAAGCCGATATCGGTATTGCGGGTGCACGTGGTGAAGGTCTGCTATTCATGAAAGGCAAAACGGTTCGTAAAGTTCCAGAAGAAACAATGGTAGAAGAATTGAAAAAAGAAATTGATAAGCTAGCTGCAGAAATGGCAGAAAAACGTGCGGCTGAAGAAGCTGCCAAAGCGAACGCCTAA
- a CDS encoding helix-turn-helix domain-containing protein, with protein sequence MNREQLILLVSEKLKLIRTEKALTQDQMSDLLGLSKKTLVQIEKGRIKTGWTTAVAVCALCRESSILQHELGGDPLEVVDLIANNGTLPPKEKTMGGYIWWKNLNEWQGYRLQQNVISQHYRILDTDNYRLLSTFDETIAQKEWNNLKD encoded by the coding sequence ATGAATCGTGAACAACTCATTTTACTCGTTTCAGAAAAACTAAAATTAATTCGAACAGAAAAAGCATTAACGCAAGATCAAATGAGCGATCTTCTTGGGCTTTCCAAAAAAACACTCGTGCAAATTGAAAAAGGTCGTATTAAAACCGGATGGACAACTGCCGTTGCCGTATGTGCTTTATGTCGTGAAAGTTCCATATTGCAGCATGAGCTAGGTGGTGATCCACTTGAGGTGGTTGACTTAATCGCCAATAACGGCACATTACCGCCAAAGGAAAAAACGATGGGCGGATACATATGGTGGAAAAACCTAAATGAATGGCAAGGCTATCGTTTACAACAAAACGTCATTAGTCAACATTATCGCATTTTAGATACCGACAACTATCGCCTGCTGTCAACCTTTGACGAAACAATTGCCCAGAAAGAATGGAACAACCTTAAGGATTAA
- a CDS encoding DUF456 domain-containing protein: protein MEVVGWIVVIACFIVSFVGLVYPIIPGVLFLLGGFIVYGLFFSFADLSWWFWAIEILFVVLLFGADTVANAFGIKKFGGSNAGMWGSTIGLLIGPFVIPVAGILVGPFLGAIIAELMVERRTFNEAVKSGVGSLIGFLTSTVAKAVIQIVMIVVFFIAI, encoded by the coding sequence ATGGAAGTTGTTGGCTGGATCGTAGTGATTGCCTGCTTTATCGTATCATTTGTTGGTTTAGTGTATCCGATAATCCCAGGTGTCTTATTTTTACTAGGTGGATTTATTGTCTATGGATTATTTTTCTCATTTGCTGATTTAAGTTGGTGGTTCTGGGCAATTGAAATTTTATTTGTTGTCCTACTCTTTGGAGCTGATACGGTTGCAAATGCTTTTGGCATTAAAAAATTCGGTGGCTCCAATGCAGGTATGTGGGGCAGTACAATCGGTTTATTAATTGGGCCATTCGTTATTCCGGTTGCCGGCATATTAGTTGGGCCTTTTTTAGGAGCCATCATTGCAGAGCTGATGGTAGAGCGAAGAACTTTTAATGAAGCTGTAAAAAGTGGTGTTGGTTCCCTTATCGGTTTTTTAACGTCAACCGTAGCCAAGGCAGTTATTCAAATTGTGATGATTGTCGTATTCTTTATTGCTATTTAA